Proteins from a genomic interval of Tenacibaculum sp. SZ-18:
- a CDS encoding HXXEE domain-containing protein, whose translation MKWLYENWFKSTIFLAIYVLIFLFLFLFQTNFSLFLIWLQFVIYLVHQFEEYVLPGGFLEFLNKELLGSAESDFPADKKFSFWINIPIIFVGYPVSAILSGYIDLSIGIWTAYFSIINAMSHVGMFLKHKYNPGFFISLFLNIPVGIYTIYYFVSQNLISLNSHIIGLIIGLLVQGFVMMLGFKVLKPTIKDN comes from the coding sequence ATGAAATGGCTCTACGAAAATTGGTTTAAATCAACAATATTTTTAGCGATTTATGTTTTAATATTCTTATTTCTTTTTTTATTTCAAACAAATTTCTCCTTGTTTCTGATTTGGCTGCAATTCGTAATCTATCTCGTACATCAGTTTGAAGAATATGTATTGCCAGGAGGATTTCTAGAATTTTTAAATAAAGAATTATTAGGCTCTGCAGAAAGTGATTTTCCCGCTGATAAAAAATTTTCTTTTTGGATTAATATTCCAATAATATTTGTTGGATATCCTGTTTCTGCAATTTTATCGGGTTATATTGATTTGTCTATAGGAATTTGGACAGCATATTTTTCAATAATAAATGCTATGTCTCATGTTGGGATGTTTTTAAAACATAAATATAATCCTGGATTTTTTATTAGTCTATTTCTAAATATTCCAGTAGGAATTTATACTATATATTATTTTGTCTCTCAAAATCTAATCTCATTAAATTCTCATATCATAGGACTTATAATAGGATTGTTAGTTCAAGGTTTTGTAATGATGCTAGGATTTAAAGTGTTAAAACCAACAATTAAGGACAATTAA